From a region of the Clupea harengus chromosome 9, Ch_v2.0.2, whole genome shotgun sequence genome:
- the psmd2 gene encoding 26S proteasome non-ATPase regulatory subunit 2, producing the protein MEEAKNKEKTTPDKKEEKEKQTTGKGKEKKEEQELSEEDKQLQEELEMMVERLGEKDTSLYRPALEELRRHIRSSTTSMTSVPKPLKFLRPHYAKLKEIYEAMASGDNKRFCADVVSVLAMTMSGERECLKYRLLGSQEELASWGHEYVRHLSGEVAKEWQEVEDGDKAQQEVLLALVREIVPYNMAHNAEHEACDLLMEVERLDMLEDYIDENAYAKVCLYLTSCVSYVPEPENSALLKCALNIFRKFNRYPEALRLALMLNDVPLVENIFTSCKEIVVQKEMAFMLGRHGMFLELNEDVEDYEDLTEIMSNVQLNSNFLALARELDIMEPKVPDDIYKTHLENNRFGGSGSQVDSARMNLASSFVNGFVNAAFGQDKLLTEDGNKWLYKNKDHGMLSAAASLGMILLWDVDGGLTQIDKYLYSSEDYIKSGALLACGIVNSGVRNECDPALALLSDYVLHNSNVMRIGAIFGLGLAYAGSNREDVLSLLLPVMGDSKSSMEVAGVTALACGMIAVGSCNGDVTSTILQTIMEKSEQELKDTYARWLPLGLGLNHLGKGEAIETTLAALQVVAEPFRSFANTLVDICAYAGSGNVLKVQQLLHICSEHYDTKDKDDDKDKKDKKDKDKKDSAPDMGSHQGVAVLGIALIAMGEEIGSEMALRTFGHLLRYGEPALRRAVPLALALISVSNPRLNILDTLSKFSHDADPEVSHNSIFAMGMVGSGTNNARLAAMLRQLAQYHAKDPNNLFMVRLAQGLTHLGKGTLTLCPYHSDRQLLSQVAVAGLLTVLVSFLDVKNIILGKSHYVLYGLVAAMQPRMLVTFDEELRPLPVSVRVGQAVDVVGQAGKPKSITGFQTHTTPVLLAHGERAELATEEYLPVTPILEGFVILRKNPNYDA; encoded by the exons ATGGAGGAAgcaaaaaacaaagagaagacAACTCCTgacaaaaaagaggagaaagaaaagcaaacgACTGGAAAGGGCAAGGAAAAGAAGGAAGAACAGGAGCTG TCAGAGGAAGACAAACAGCTTCAAGAGGAATTGGAGATGATGGTGGAGCGATTAGGC GAGAAGGACACCTCTCTGTACCGGCCCGCCCTTGAGGAGCTGCGTCGCCACATccgctcctccaccacctccatgaCCTCCGTGCCCAAACCCCTCAAGTTCCTGCGCCCGCACTACGCCAAGCTCAAGGAGATCTACGAGGCCATGGCGTCTGGAGacaacaag cGCTTCTGTGCCGATGTGGTGTCTGTGCTCGCCATGACGATgagcggagagagggagtgtctgAAGTACCGCCTGCTGGGGTCCCAGGAGGAGCTGGCCTCGTGGGGACACGAATacgtcag gcACCTGTCGGGGGAGGTGGCCAAGGAgtggcaggaggtggaggatggAGACAAGGCCCagcaggaggtgctgctggCGCTGGTGCGGGAGATCGTCCCCTACAACATGGCCCACAACGCGGAGCACGAGGCCTGCGACCTGCTCATGGAGGTGGAGCGCCTGGACATGCTGGAGGACTACATCGACGAGAACGCCTACGCTAAAGTCTGCCTCTACCTCACCAG ctGTGTGAGTTATGTCCCTGAGCCAGAGAACTCGGCGCTGCTCAAGTGCGCTCTCAATATCTTCCGCAAGTTCAACCGTTACCCAGAAGCCCTCAGGCTGGCGCTGATGCTCAATGATGTGCCGCTGGTGGAGAACATCTTCACCTCCTGCAAAGAGAt tgtggtccAGAAGGAGATGGCCTTTATGCTGGGCAGACACGGCATGTTCCTGGAGCTGAATGAGGATGTGGAGGATTATGAGGACCTGACAGAGATCATGTCCAACGTGCAGCTCAACAGCAACTTCCTGGCCCTGgctagagag CTGGATATCATGGAGCCTAAAGTTCCAGATGACATCTACAAAACTCACCTGGAGAACAACA GGTTTGGCGGGAGTGGTTCTCAGGTGGACTCTGCTCGTATGAATCTGGCCTCCTCGTTCGTGAACGGTTTTGTTAACGCCGCCTTCGGCCAGGACAAGCTGCTCACTGAAGACGGCAACAAATGGCTTTACAAAAACAAGGACcacg gtatgCTGAGTGCGGCGGCGTCTTTGGGCATGATCCTGCTGTGGGATGTTGACGGTGGCCTCACACAGATAGACAAATACCTCTACTCCTCTGAGGACTACAtcaag tctggcGCACTGCTGGCGTGCGGTATTGTGAATTCTGGCGTGAGGAATGAGTGTGACCCCGCTCTGGCCCTGCTGTCAGACTACGTCCTGCACAACAGCAATGTCATGCGTATCGGAGCCATCTttgg gctgggaTTGGCATATGCTGGATCTAATCGGGAAGATGTCCTGTCTCTACTGCTACCAGTCATGGGAGACTCTAAATCCagcatggag gTGGCAGGTGTGACGGCTCTGGCGTGTGGCATGATCGCTGTGGGCTCGTGTAACGGTGACGTGACGTCCACCATCCTGCAGACCATCATGGAGAAGAGTGAGCAGGAGCTGAAGGACACCTACGCCCGCTGGCTGCCTCTCGGCCTGGGACTCAACCACCTGG gtaAAGGAGAGGCCATCGAGACGACTCTGGCTGCACTGCAGGTGGTGGCTGAGCCTTTCCGCAGCTTTGCCAACACACTGGTGGACATCTGTGCttatgcag GCTCTGGGAACGTGCTGAAGGTCCAGCAGCTGCTGCACATCTGCAGTGAGCACTACGACACTAAAGACAAGGACGACGACAAGGACAAGAAGGACAAGAAGGACAAGGACAAGAAGGACAGCGCTCCCGACATGGGCTcccaccag ggtgtggcAGTCCTGGGGATTGCCCTCATCGCCATGGGAGAAGAGATTGGCTCAGAGATGGCACTAAGGACGTTTGGACACCTG TTGCGCTACGGTGAGCCTGCCCTGCGgcgtgctgtgcctctggcccTGGCACTCATCTCCGTGTCCAACCCCCGCCTCAACATCCTGGACACACTCAGCAAGTTCTCCCATGACGCCGACCCCGAGGTCTCGCACAACTCCATCTTCGCCATGGGCATGGTGGGcagcg GCACAAACAATGCACGTCTGGCAGCCATGTTGAGACAGCTGGCCCAGTACCATGCCAAAGATCCCAACAACCTCTTCATGGTCCGCCTCGcacag GGACTGACTCACCTTGGAAAGGGTACGCTGACACTGTGTCCGTATCATAGCGACCGGCAGCTCCTGAGTCAGGTGGCTGTGGCTGGTCTGCTCACGGTCCTCGTGTCCTTCCTGGACGTCAAAAACA taATCCTGGGCAAGTCTCATTACGTACTCTATGGACTGGTGGCGGCAATGCAGCCCAGGATGCTGGTCACGTTTGACGAGGAGCTACGTCCACtacctgtgtctgtgcgcgtgggacag gcGGTGGATGTGGTTGGCCAGGCAGGGAAGCCCAAGTCCATCACAGGGTTCCAGACCCACACCACGCCCGTGCTGCTGGCCCACGGGGAGCGAGCGGAGCTGGCCACCGAGGAGTACCTCCCCGTCACCCCCATACTGGAGGGCTTTGTCATCCTGCGCAAGAACCCCAACTACGAtgcctaa